The following proteins are encoded in a genomic region of Candidatus Goldiibacteriota bacterium:
- a CDS encoding DUF342 domain-containing protein — MRGEFMVDMDGYSTVTTEDDGVYLTVFAPKGKGLKVELASIQQELAKHQIKDLDFKAVERAVREATGQPVLIVQERIDVKDGQIFVKVDPEEMSAMITIVPPQGGGKEIEEEDVINALKTEAVSFGIKHDVIKALVSKAKEAKNDPTVLLEAIEDVVAEGQGVINGEDAKLELLFDNALKTEASASEGAEGAVDYKNVQSLQNVKKGQALAKKVPPTNGVNGMTVTGKELTAAKGNEVKFLMGKGVEQAMGNAELYVASNDGQVVYKNNKLEVLEIFEVQGDLGLAIGNIDFVGTVIIHGSVGEYVIKAGQDVVIDDVADGTEIYAGGKVTVKGGIVGKKAKVVAQDEVNTKYIRNAYVETEKSIIVNEAAMHSTLVAGDKIGIMGAKGLLVGGTIAAGHEVTAKEIGAKMATPTEITIGETPKMREEMAKATSELSGINEQLDKTKKGILFLKDLQQKSGGQLPPDKRDLMAKLTRTQFKLMTDQKKWEETKSKLDAKAKEMQTTKRGKVNCMGMVYTGVKVIINKAQRTVNDELKYCTFVEKNGEIQVLPFSG; from the coding sequence ATGAGAGGTGAATTTATGGTGGATATGGACGGTTATTCAACAGTTACTACGGAAGATGACGGGGTTTATCTTACGGTATTTGCACCCAAAGGCAAAGGGCTTAAAGTTGAACTTGCCTCTATTCAGCAGGAACTTGCAAAACATCAGATAAAGGATCTGGATTTTAAAGCTGTTGAGCGTGCCGTAAGGGAAGCCACCGGCCAGCCTGTTTTAATTGTGCAGGAACGCATTGATGTTAAAGACGGACAGATATTTGTGAAAGTTGACCCGGAAGAAATGAGCGCCATGATTACAATTGTCCCCCCGCAGGGCGGCGGCAAAGAGATAGAAGAAGAAGATGTTATTAACGCGTTAAAAACAGAAGCGGTATCATTTGGAATTAAACATGATGTCATAAAGGCGCTTGTATCCAAGGCTAAAGAAGCAAAAAATGACCCTACTGTCCTGCTTGAAGCCATTGAAGATGTGGTTGCGGAAGGCCAGGGCGTTATTAACGGTGAAGACGCAAAGCTGGAACTTTTATTTGATAACGCTCTTAAGACAGAAGCATCCGCATCGGAAGGCGCTGAAGGCGCGGTTGATTATAAAAATGTGCAGAGCCTGCAGAACGTGAAAAAAGGACAGGCTCTTGCAAAAAAAGTCCCGCCGACAAACGGTGTTAACGGTATGACGGTTACGGGAAAAGAATTAACAGCCGCTAAAGGAAACGAAGTAAAGTTTCTTATGGGTAAAGGCGTGGAACAGGCAATGGGCAACGCCGAACTTTATGTGGCTTCCAATGACGGACAGGTGGTTTATAAAAACAATAAACTTGAAGTACTTGAAATATTTGAAGTTCAGGGAGACCTTGGCCTTGCCATAGGCAATATTGATTTTGTGGGAACGGTAATAATACACGGAAGTGTGGGGGAATATGTTATTAAGGCCGGGCAGGATGTCGTAATTGACGATGTCGCTGACGGAACTGAAATTTATGCCGGCGGAAAAGTTACTGTGAAAGGCGGTATTGTAGGAAAAAAAGCAAAAGTTGTGGCGCAGGATGAAGTAAACACAAAATACATCCGTAACGCTTACGTGGAAACAGAAAAAAGTATCATAGTAAATGAAGCTGCCATGCATTCCACGCTTGTGGCAGGGGATAAGATAGGCATAATGGGAGCCAAAGGGCTGCTGGTAGGCGGAACAATAGCGGCAGGCCATGAAGTAACAGCAAAGGAAATAGGGGCAAAGATGGCGACGCCGACGGAAATAACAATAGGTGAAACCCCCAAGATGAGGGAAGAAATGGCAAAAGCCACATCAGAATTAAGCGGAATCAACGAACAGCTTGATAAGACTAAAAAAGGTATTTTATTCTTAAAAGACCTTCAGCAGAAATCCGGAGGACAGCTTCCGCCCGATAAAAGGGACTTAATGGCAAAACTTACAAGGACTCAGTTTAAACTTATGACTGACCAGAAAAAGTGGGAAGAAACAAAGTCTAAACTGGATGCAAAAGCAAAAGAAATGCAGACCACAAAAAGAGGCAAAGTAAACTGTATGGGTATGGTTTACACCGGAGTAAAAGTCATAATAAACAAAGCCCAGCGAACAGTAAATGACGAGCTTAAGTATTGTACATTTGTAGAGAAGAACGGCGAAATTCAGGTTCTTCCGTTCTCCGGATAA
- a CDS encoding FliA/WhiG family RNA polymerase sigma factor codes for METNGDLWKSYAKNRDDKTREQIIKAYLPLVKYFTDRISYQLPAEVRKNDREDLYIEGVIGLIEAVEKFDIARNIKFETFASKRVRGAIIDSLRKEDLLPKNVRETAKKVENAYIATESRLGRPATDEEMAEELGMTTEAFYDILDKIKGITLLSLDGDILSRNGEKFSFEDILGDEPAVLIEFEKDEVRAMLAGFIDALDKDERTVLECYYWHEMNFKEIGKVLDVSESRVCQIHTKTVLRLRSGFKKTA; via the coding sequence TTGGAAACAAACGGGGATTTGTGGAAAAGCTACGCTAAAAACAGGGACGATAAAACAAGGGAACAGATTATTAAAGCGTATCTTCCGCTTGTAAAATATTTTACCGACAGGATATCATATCAGCTGCCGGCAGAAGTAAGAAAAAATGACAGGGAAGACCTGTACATAGAGGGTGTTATAGGCCTGATAGAAGCTGTGGAAAAATTTGATATCGCCAGAAATATCAAATTTGAAACCTTTGCATCCAAAAGGGTAAGAGGGGCAATAATAGATTCGTTAAGAAAAGAAGATTTACTGCCTAAAAATGTCAGGGAAACGGCAAAAAAGGTGGAAAATGCTTATATAGCAACGGAAAGCAGGCTTGGCAGGCCGGCTACGGATGAAGAAATGGCAGAAGAATTAGGGATGACAACGGAAGCTTTTTATGATATATTGGATAAAATTAAAGGAATTACCCTGCTTTCGCTTGACGGGGATATATTAAGCAGGAACGGGGAAAAATTCAGTTTTGAAGATATTTTGGGTGATGAACCGGCAGTCCTTATTGAATTTGAAAAAGATGAAGTTAGAGCCATGCTGGCGGGCTTCATAGACGCTCTTGATAAAGATGAAAGAACAGTCCTTGAATGTTATTACTGGCATGAAATGAATTTCAAGGAAATAGGCAAAGTGCTTGATGTTTCTGAATCAAGAGTGTGCCAGATACACACAAAAACGGTATTAAGATTAAGAAGCGGTTTTAAGAAAACCGCATAA
- a CDS encoding PilZ domain-containing protein, producing MAQRRNFVRLSKKIKVEFRQIVERYANASVPPNISYTTSISGNGLTILSGKDIKKGTKYEIDIFVKDGTDSPITAAGEVLGSEEIEKGQFELKLKITEIDEADRDRLASYIIREDLKVKNAAKKTSKKTK from the coding sequence ATGGCACAAAGAAGGAATTTTGTTAGGCTCTCTAAAAAAATCAAGGTTGAATTCAGGCAGATTGTTGAAAGGTACGCGAATGCATCCGTTCCGCCGAACATATCATACACCACATCCATAAGCGGAAACGGCCTTACCATACTTTCGGGCAAAGACATAAAAAAGGGGACGAAATACGAAATTGATATTTTTGTCAAGGATGGTACGGATTCCCCCATAACGGCAGCGGGAGAAGTTTTGGGTTCGGAAGAAATTGAAAAAGGGCAGTTTGAACTTAAGTTAAAAATAACGGAGATTGATGAAGCGGACAGGGACAGGCTTGCAAGTTATATTATCAGGGAAGATTTAAAAGTAAAGAATGCCGCAAAGAAAACATCAAAGAAAACAAAATGA
- a CDS encoding MinD/ParA family protein produces the protein MDQAEKLRELVTAKRQSEPDAANNGDENQDPKGNENKIHHSKSSTKVIAVSSGKGGVGKSNFTVNLAIELSKLGNRVMIFDADLGLANVDIIFGINPRYNLTHVIREERSIKDIITETEYGVKLIASGSGVKELANLSNVQREKFITQLAEVEDMVDILLIDTGAGISKNTLSFIYASDYGIVITTPEPTALMDAYGLIKVVSLSKEAVPLKLIVNMANSKEEAKEIASRVILLSRRFLNTFVESYGFIYRDKAVLNSVMSQKPFSVLHPDSRAANCVKEIAERISDRFVKERGGEKKPNNITEAFKKVFDIFR, from the coding sequence TTGGATCAAGCAGAGAAACTTAGAGAGTTAGTAACCGCTAAAAGGCAGAGCGAACCGGATGCCGCCAATAACGGCGATGAAAATCAGGACCCAAAGGGTAATGAGAATAAAATTCATCATTCCAAAAGCTCCACGAAGGTAATAGCCGTTTCAAGCGGTAAAGGCGGGGTGGGTAAAAGCAATTTTACCGTTAACCTTGCGATTGAACTTTCAAAGCTTGGCAACAGGGTTATGATATTTGACGCGGACCTTGGGCTGGCAAACGTTGATATAATTTTCGGAATAAATCCGCGTTATAATCTTACCCATGTTATAAGGGAAGAAAGAAGTATAAAAGATATTATTACAGAGACTGAATACGGTGTGAAACTTATTGCCAGCGGGTCGGGGGTAAAAGAGCTTGCTAATTTAAGCAATGTGCAGAGGGAAAAGTTTATAACCCAGCTTGCGGAAGTTGAAGACATGGTGGACATACTTCTTATTGATACGGGAGCCGGAATAAGCAAGAACACGCTTAGTTTCATCTATGCTTCCGACTATGGAATAGTAATAACAACGCCGGAGCCGACAGCCCTTATGGATGCCTACGGGCTTATTAAAGTGGTGTCTTTAAGCAAAGAAGCGGTGCCGTTGAAGCTTATTGTCAACATGGCAAATTCAAAAGAAGAGGCAAAAGAAATAGCTTCAAGGGTAATCCTTTTATCAAGGCGTTTTTTAAATACGTTTGTGGAATCTTACGGTTTTATTTACAGGGATAAAGCGGTATTAAACAGCGTTATGTCCCAGAAGCCGTTTTCGGTTCTGCATCCGGATTCCAGGGCGGCAAACTGCGTAAAAGAAATAGCGGAAAGAATATCTGACAGGTTTGTAAAAGAACGCGGCGGTGAAAAAAAGCCTAACAATATTACAGAAGCGTTTAAAAAAGTATTTGATATTTTCAGGTAA